A genome region from Penaeus monodon isolate SGIC_2016 chromosome 14, NSTDA_Pmon_1, whole genome shotgun sequence includes the following:
- the LOC119580663 gene encoding extensin-like, whose amino-acid sequence MYEQLPEVAFVAFLATSRAASDLKPRPPRANFRFSSLFHDGRDARDSSPAHESPLRRPHDTIPFLDLSPLRPPPAHLEAPPHSPHDGMPHLDLRPPPLLTRPEPSPHSPHADVAHRHPALHPDPPPHGLHGDLTHPDPPPHGLHGDLTHHDPPPHGLHGDLTHPDPPPRPPSARTTRHYSDSEYERVNKKPYEFEYGVKDAYHGTSYSRQEESDGHDTKGQYQVKLPDGRIQTVIYRAGVDGFHAEVVYEGEPHYPKEKPLRGSSSPSAHSLSPVHPATAKPPHTVSKPVYTTPKPAYTTPKPVYTTPNTVFSNTGKPVHTLPKISYTTFKPASFTPVHSTPHHTKPKSVHVPKPVLSTPKPVHVTPKPIHSTSKPVRTTLKSAHVTPKPAHGTLKPFITTPKPVHSTFKPALTTPKPIHSTFESFFTTPKPVHSTFKPIHTTTKPIHSTLKAVLTSPKPIHSTFKPAVTTPEPVHTTPHVTAKPIRTTLYTLARPIKTTSKPFLGQITSKPHHTTPDSQFTTPKPLHSFTLGPDIHSTPLSLFTKSPEQFYSTSPDSGHPQEPVPVYIVTGKPLSTTLKPAYHVSPESIYHTAHQELFRITPKPSQATTQKPGFQNTPKSVHNASPKPTHHTSPRPLHVSKPNIVKEPTFPTTPAAVSLGKVPLSQNKEPVHPTRGLVSHEKDLVHHNVEPVHHNLQPVTHLKEPAHHNKDPIFHEKHPSIPQTTSPHPLTDKPFSPSLPPTLSPPPLPNLHTSPVAHQNTKAELAPNIAIQAEPHLTLTSTTTIRPPQVPLSVTFPTLLPDIGPLPNPKPILVPHAEASPEQPLHPRPTKPHNGHAPGFHLHSSSKPPVSSIPTRPTIIPGGVSFSQSLPHPARPHNGHGLIPVSQSLPSRPQRPHNGDRLIPLSPPLSNQAVKTRPTVSHKVQEHSLPHSLSDLPSETLPPRPHEEKDRLPFFHSLPDRPLRPHDEHPRVPLAQSLPDLPKRDPTHIRDTQFPFRLPLEPQSPIPQGEHTQITSSPKPTLTPPPSILPTDEIHSLLEGPLSTLVTHDPFSIHVQSGTDSHPLVTEPAVTDDLHLRLKFKEPLFRSDKPLLATSRRRLESREELEDSRRSDAQSR is encoded by the exons ATGTACGAACAGTTGCCGGAG GTCGCTTTCGTGGCGTTTCTAGCCACATCGCGGGCGGCGTCTGACCTCAAGCCCCGCCCACCCAGAGCCAACTTCCGCTTCTCGTCGCTTTTCCACGATGGGCGTGATGCGCGGGATTCGTCTCCCGCCCATGAGTCGCCTCTGCGCCGCCCGCACGATACCATTCCCTTTTTAGACCTATCGCCACTACGCCCACCTCCCGCCCACTTAGAAGCGCCTCCTCACAGCCCACACGATGGGATGCCCCACCTGGACCTACGCCCACCTCCCCTCCTGACCCGCCCGGAGCCGTCACCACATAGTCCACATGCCGATGTAGCCCACCGACATCCGGCACTCCATCCTGACCCACCTCCTCATGGCCTACACGGAGATCTGACCCACCCTGACCCACCTCCTCATGGCCTACACGGAGATCTGACCCACCATGACCCACCTCCTCATGGCCTACATGGAGATCTGACCCACCCTGACCCACCTCCCCGCCCACCCTCCGCCCGCACGACTCGCCATTACTCTGATTCGGAATATGAACGT gtAAACAAAAAGCCTTACGAATTCGAGTACGGAGTAAAAGACGCTTACCATGGTACCTCTTACTCCAGGCAGGAGGAGAGCGACGGACACGATACCAAAGGGCAATACCAG GTgaagctccccgacggccgcatcCAGACGGTCATCTACCGCGCAGGAGTCGACGGCTTCCACGCAGAAGTCGTGTACGAAGGAGAGCCTCACTACCCGAAGGAGAAGCCTCTGAGGGGGTCCTCCTCGCCGTCAGCCCATTCCCTGTCGCCCGTCCACCCGGCGACCGCAAAACCTCCTCATACTGTGTCGAAGCCGGTTTACACGACGCCGAAGCCGGCTTACACGACGCCGAAGCCGGTTTACACGACGCCGAACACGGTCTTTTCCAATACCGGAAAGCCGGTTCATACTTTGCCGAAAATAAGCTACACCACATTCAAGCCGGCTTCCTTCACCCCAGTCCACAGCACGCCACACCACACTAAGCCGAAGTCAGTGCATGTGCCAAAGCCAGTTCTCAGCACGCCAAAGCCAGTCCATGTCACACCAAAACCAATTCATTCGACGTCAAAGCCAGTTCGTACAACTTTGAAGTCCGCTCATGTTACACCAAAGCCAGCCCATGGTACATTAAAGCCATTTATTACAACACCAAAGCCAGTTCACAGTACTTTCAAGCCAGCTCTCACAACGCCAAAGCCAATCCACAGTACATTCGAGTCATTTTTCACAACACCAAAGCCAGTTCACAGTACTTTCAAACCCATTCACACTACAACAAAGCCAATCCACAGTACATTAAAAGCAGTACTCACATCTCCAAAGCCAATTCACAGTACTTTCAAGCCAGCTGTCACAACACCAGAGCCAGTTCACACTACACCACATGTCACAGCAAAGCCAATCCGCACTACACTCTATACCTTAGCAAGACCAATCAAAACCACTTCGAAGCCATTCTTGGGTCAAATAACATCTAAGCCACACCACACTACGCCAGACTCCCAATTCACTACACCAAAGCCACTCCACTCCTTTACTCTTGGACCAGACATCCACTCCACTCCACTGTCATTGTTCACCAAATCCCCTGAACAGTTTTACAGTACCTCTCCCGACTCAGGCCACCCTCAGGAACCCGTGCCTGTTTACATCGTTACAGGAAAGCCACTCTCTACCACGCTAAAACCCGCCTACCACGTCAGTCCAGAATCGATATACCACACTGCCCACCAAGAACTCTTCCGAATTACACCAAAGCCTTCACAAGCCACAACCCAAAAGCCAGGATTCCAAAATACACCAAAATCGGTTCATAACGCCTCGCCAAAACCGACACACCACACTTCTCCTAGGCCACTTCATGTAAGCAAACCAAACATTGTAAAGGAACCTACTTTCCCAACAACACCTGCAGCAGTAAGCCTTGGTAAGGTACCACTTTCTCAAAACAAAGAACCAGTTCACCCTACCAGAGGACTTGTTTCCCATGAGAAGGACCTGGTACACCATAATGTAGAACCTGTCCACCATAATCTGCAACCAGTTACGCATCTGAAGGAACCAGCCCATCACAACAAGGATCCGATATTTCATGAAAAGCATCCTTCCATCCCTCAGACGACGAGCCCTCATCCCCTGACAGACAAGCCTTTTAGCCCGAGCCTTCCACCGACCTTGTCACCGCCTCCACTCCCGAACCTCCACACGTCGCCTGTAGCCCATCAGAACACCAAGGCAGAACTCGCACCAAATATAGCCATCCAGGCAGAGCCCCATCTTACACTTACGTCTACAACGACTATACGACCCCCACAAGTACCTTTAAGTGTCACGTTCCCAACACTGTTACCGGATATCGGGCCTTTGCCGAATCCAAAGCCGATTCTTGTTCCCCACGCCGAAGCCTCGCCGGAGCAGCCTCTGCACCCTCGCCCAACTAAACCACACAATGGACATGCTCCAGGTTTCCACCTTCACTCCTCATCAAAACCTCCCGTGAGCTCTATCCCAACAAGACCAACAATTATCCCCGGTGGCGTTTCATTCTCCCAGTCCTTGCCTCATCCAGCAAGACCACACAATGGACATGGCCTCATTCCGGTTTCCCAGTCCCTGCCCAGCCGTCCACAAAGACCACACAATGGTGATCGCCTCATCCCGCTTTCCCCTCCATTGTCAAATCAGGCTGTTAAGACGCGCCCAACCGTATCACACAAAGTACAAGAACACAGTCTACCGCATTCCCTGTCCGATCTTCCTTCAGAAACCCTTCCACCCCGTCCCCACGAGGAAAAAGACcgccttcccttcttccattctctGCCAGACCGTCCTCTAAGGCCACACGACGAACACCCCCGCGTCCCACTCGCCCAGTCCTTGCCGGATTTGCCAAAGCGCGATCCCACTCACATTAGGGACACCCAGTTCCCATTTAGACTGCCCCTAGAACCTCAATCGCCGATACCTCAAGGCGAACACACTCAAATAACCTCCTCCCCTAAGCCAACACTGACGCCGCCTCCATCCATACTCCCGACCGACGAAATCCACTCTCTCCTCGAGGGACCTTTAAGCACTCTTGTCACCCACGACCCCTTCAGCATACACGTTCAGTCCGGCACTGACTCACACCCCCTTGTGACAGAGCCAGCGGTGACGGACGACCTTCACCTCCGACTGAAGTTCAAGGAGCCCCTATTTCGTTCGGACAAGCCCCTGCTCGCGACGTCTCGGAGAAGACTCGAATCTCGGGAAGAGCTGGAGGACTCTCGTCGCTCTGATGCCCAATCACGCTGA